One genomic region from Spirosoma sp. KCTC 42546 encodes:
- a CDS encoding glycosyltransferase family 2 protein, whose translation MISIIILTKNEQLDLPNCLNAIKWSDDIHVLDSGSTDNTLEIAKSFGATISSNPFESFGKQRNYALDNLPIHYDWILFLDADEIITKELQQELITAINTAPEEVAGYYLCWKMILDGTWLKHCDNFPKWQFRLMRKGRARFTDFGHGQKEDLVTGRIEYIKEPYIHNGFSKGWHQWIDRHNRYSSHEAVARLNNLPPFKNIFASHSSLRNPALKSWLSRLPGWPILRFVQAYILNLGFLEGISGLIYCINMAFYEFMIQIKMREILRKKIVNTKEQGQFSLSN comes from the coding sequence ATGATTTCTATTATTATTCTAACTAAAAATGAGCAACTCGATCTTCCTAATTGTCTTAATGCAATTAAGTGGTCAGATGATATTCATGTTCTTGACTCTGGAAGTACAGATAACACGTTAGAGATTGCTAAATCTTTTGGGGCAACTATAAGCAGTAATCCTTTTGAAAGTTTTGGAAAACAGCGCAATTATGCCTTAGACAACCTGCCAATCCATTACGACTGGATATTGTTTCTGGACGCAGATGAAATTATAACTAAAGAGCTTCAACAGGAATTAATCACGGCAATAAATACAGCACCCGAAGAAGTCGCGGGTTATTATCTTTGCTGGAAAATGATTCTCGATGGTACATGGCTTAAGCATTGCGATAATTTCCCGAAATGGCAATTTCGCTTAATGAGGAAAGGGCGGGCAAGATTTACAGACTTCGGACATGGGCAAAAAGAGGATCTTGTAACTGGTCGTATTGAGTATATCAAAGAGCCATATATTCACAATGGGTTTTCAAAAGGATGGCATCAATGGATAGACAGACATAACCGTTATTCAAGCCATGAAGCTGTTGCCCGATTGAACAATCTTCCTCCATTTAAAAATATTTTTGCATCCCACTCTAGTTTGCGTAATCCAGCGCTTAAATCGTGGCTAAGTCGATTACCAGGCTGGCCTATACTCCGATTTGTTCAAGCTTATATTCTAAACTTAGGCTTTCTTGAGGGTATATCGGGGCTTATTTATTGTATAAATATGGCATTCTATGAATTCATGATTCAAATAAAAATGCGTGAAATTTTACGAAAGAAAATAGTTAATACAAAAGAACAAGGTCAATTTTCTCTTTCTAATTGA